A part of Clostridiales bacterium genomic DNA contains:
- a CDS encoding FAD-binding protein, translating to MEKAKVNIKGIDIDVYSLNTVIVGSGCAGFNAADTLYSMGQRDIAILTEGINMGTSRNTGSDKQTYYKLSLSGDTPDSIMDMAKTLFEGGSMNGDIALVEAASSVRAFFKLVEAGVPFPHNSYGEYVGYKTDHDPKQRATSAGPLTSKYMTEKLEKQVLKKNIKIFDGFLVVGILTLKGSAIGLVALDCSRLREHCMGFTLFDCTNIIYATGGPAGMYSSSVYPKSQTGSMGAAFEAGARGVNLTESQYGIASTKFRWNLSGTYQQVIPRYVSTDKKGKDEREFLNEYFKEQGKMLDAIFLKGYQWPFDPRKIPNSGSSLIDILVYYETQIRGRKVYLDYTRNPLCAGRNGELDFSILSREAYDYLKKSGVLFGKPIDRLKKMNYPAYELYKKNGIDLDKEYLEISVCAQHNNGGLCGNIWYESNISHLFPVGEANGVFGVYRPGGTALNSTQVGSLRAAQYIYANYKNNPLPLSDFLSAANENVCNKIELAKKFIDNPSGTSNIMEFRKKMQDRMSKYGSNIRSLENVVCALDESIDDYSNFSSSAKAASCVELPDAFRDRDILITQIAYLFAIKEYIEKGGKSRGSYLIYDDKGSIPCKALPESFRYGLDNGNMARYICEIGLKVSENKIDCLSRWKPVRPIPSYDNWFENIWNDYRNNKIIVPL from the coding sequence ATGGAAAAGGCAAAAGTGAACATCAAGGGAATCGATATCGACGTATACAGTTTAAATACCGTAATCGTCGGAAGCGGCTGTGCGGGGTTTAATGCTGCGGATACCCTTTATTCCATGGGCCAAAGGGATATTGCCATATTGACAGAGGGCATTAATATGGGAACATCGCGGAATACCGGGTCGGATAAACAGACATATTACAAGCTTTCACTTTCCGGGGATACTCCCGACTCCATAATGGACATGGCGAAAACGTTATTTGAAGGAGGCTCTATGAACGGCGATATCGCCTTAGTCGAGGCCGCATCATCCGTAAGGGCTTTTTTCAAACTTGTGGAAGCAGGAGTGCCTTTCCCGCATAACAGCTACGGCGAATATGTAGGATACAAAACGGACCACGACCCCAAACAGAGGGCTACATCGGCAGGACCTCTTACTTCAAAATACATGACAGAGAAACTTGAAAAACAGGTTTTGAAAAAAAATATAAAAATATTCGACGGCTTTTTAGTTGTAGGCATTCTCACTTTAAAGGGCAGTGCCATAGGCCTCGTAGCCCTGGATTGCAGCAGGCTTAGGGAACACTGCATGGGCTTTACACTGTTTGACTGCACGAACATCATTTACGCCACCGGCGGACCTGCCGGGATGTATTCATCCTCGGTTTACCCAAAAAGCCAGACGGGCTCAATGGGTGCGGCTTTTGAGGCCGGCGCCAGGGGGGTCAACTTAACCGAGTCCCAGTACGGCATCGCATCGACCAAGTTCAGATGGAATCTTTCAGGTACGTATCAACAGGTGATCCCGAGATATGTATCGACGGATAAGAAAGGAAAAGATGAAAGGGAATTCTTGAACGAATATTTTAAAGAACAAGGCAAGATGCTCGATGCGATATTCCTGAAAGGCTATCAGTGGCCATTCGACCCCAGAAAGATACCAAACAGCGGTTCATCTTTAATAGATATACTTGTTTATTATGAAACACAGATAAGGGGAAGAAAAGTATATTTGGACTATACCCGCAATCCTTTATGCGCCGGAAGGAACGGCGAACTTGATTTTTCGATTTTAAGCAGAGAAGCTTATGATTACTTGAAAAAATCCGGCGTGTTGTTCGGCAAACCCATAGACAGACTAAAGAAGATGAATTATCCTGCATATGAGCTGTATAAGAAAAACGGCATAGATCTCGATAAGGAATATCTCGAAATATCAGTGTGCGCACAGCATAATAACGGAGGGCTCTGCGGCAACATATGGTATGAGAGCAATATATCCCATCTGTTTCCGGTCGGGGAGGCAAACGGCGTATTCGGAGTATACAGGCCCGGAGGAACGGCATTGAACTCCACGCAGGTCGGAAGTTTGAGAGCCGCCCAGTATATATACGCCAATTATAAAAACAACCCGCTGCCCTTATCCGATTTTTTAAGCGCAGCGAATGAAAATGTATGCAACAAAATAGAACTGGCCAAAAAATTCATCGATAATCCGTCGGGAACCTCAAATATTATGGAATTCAGAAAGAAAATGCAGGACAGGATGTCTAAATACGGTTCAAATATAAGGTCTCTTGAGAATGTAGTATGCGCATTGGATGAGTCAATCGACGACTACAGCAATTTTTCGTCCTCTGCAAAAGCGGCGTCATGTGTTGAACTTCCCGATGCGTTCAGGGACAGGGACATATTGATAACACAGATAGCTTACCTTTTTGCCATAAAGGAATATATCGAAAAGGGAGGCAAAAGCAGAGGCTCGTACCTTATATATGATGATAAGGGATCCATCCCGTGCAAGGCTCTCCCTGAAAGCTTCCGTTACGGCCTGGATAATGGAAATATGGCCAGATATATCTGTGAAATCGGACTTAAAGTAAGTGAGAATAAAATTGATTGTTTATCTCGATGGAAACCTGTACGCCCGATTCCATCATATGATAACTGGTTTGAAAACATATGGAATGATTACAGAAACAATAAAATCATCGTTCCTCTCTAA